In the genome of Curtobacterium sp. MCLR17_036, the window CTGATGCTCGCCGTGCAGGTCGCGACCGCACAGCTCGAGGGGTCGTGGGCGGTCGCCGTGCTCGACGCACGGGACGGACGGATGGTCGTCGCCGCCGACGGCTCCCCGCTCGTGGCGGCTCGGTCGCTGCTCGGCGACTTCGTGGCGAGCGACGTCGCGGCGATCGCCCCGTGGTGCGAGACGTTCGTGGCGCTGCGCGACGGCGACGTCGTCGAGCTCGGCGACGCCTGGGACTGGTCGTCCGGCGGGGTCGCCGTCCCGGTGCCGTTCCCGACCCCCACACCCTTCGCGGCGACGACGCCCGGCCGCGGCGACCACCCGGACCACATGGCGAAGGAGATCGCGGAGCAGCCCGCGGTCGTCGCGTCGATCCTGCGGCGCGTCGCACCGCACACGGCCGACGGCAGCGCGTGGGTGCGCCTCGGGCTGCCCGGCTTCCACCGCCTGGCCGTCGTCGCGTGCGGCAGCTCCCGGCACGCCGGCGAGGCGATCGCCGCGGCGGTGCGCGGCATCGGCGGCGTCCCCACGGACGTCGTCGTCGCCAGCGAGGCCGACCAGGCCGTGCTCGGGCCGAGCACGCTCGTCCTCGCGGTGAGCCGGTCCGGGGAGACCGCTGGCGTGCTCCGCGCGCTCGACGTCCTCGACGACCGGTACCCGGTGCTCGCCCTGACGAGCACCCCCGACTCGTCCCTGGCGAACCGGGCGGACGCCGTGCTCGACACCCGGGCCGGAGCCGAGGTCGGCATCGCGCCGACGAAGACGTTCACGGCGCAGGTCGTGGTCGGCATCACGGCGATGGTCGCGGCGATGGTCGCCTCCGGCCGCATCGAACCGGCACGTGCGCGGCTGCTGGTCGACGAGCTCGCCGACCTGCCCGCCCGGCTCGTCCACGCCGAACAGGTGTCCGCCGACCGGATGCCGCTGCTCGTCGCGAGCGTGGCACGGGCGGGCGGGTTCCTCGTGACCGCCCGCGGCGCGGCACTGCCGTACGCCGCCGAGGGCGCGCTGAAGCTCACCGAGCTGAGCTCGCGGTGGGCCGAGGCCCACCCCGTCGGCGAACTCCAGCACGGGGCGCTCGCCCTGGTCGACGAGGGCACACCGGTGGTCGTCATCGACCAGGGCGAGCCCGACACCCTGGCCGCGGTGGCCGCGGTCCGGGCGCGCGGGGGCTTCGTGGTGACCATCGGCGGGGCGGGTTCGGACGTGCCCGCCCTCGGCCCCCGGGGCGTCGGCTCCGCCGCGTGGGGACCGGTGGAGGCCGTCGTGCCCCTGCAGATGCTCGCCAGGGGCCTGGCCCTGCGACTCGGCTGCGCCGTCGACAAGCAGCTCCGCTCGACCGCCGCGGTCAGCGCGGAGTAGCCGCGCCGGTCGCCAGTCGCCGGTCCGCCGCGTGACCGGTCTGGTCGGCGCTCGGTCCAGGTCGGCGCTCGGTCAGTGCGGCGCTCGGTCAGTGCGGCGCTCGATCAGGTCAGTGCGCGTTCAGATCAGTGCGCGTTCAGGTCAGCGCGCGGACGCCGCTGACGACGGTGTCCCACACCGCGAGCAACGGCCCGCGCGCGAGCCACACCGCTCCGGCGTTCACGAGCACGAACAGCAGGAACCATAGCCCGGCCGGCACCCGCATCTCGGCGGCGGCGATGTGGAAGTCCGTCTGCACCCGGGCGCCCGTCAGCAGCCACCCGGCGACCCGCACGACCGACCGCAGCCCGTCGACCACGAAGAACGCGCCGACGGCGGCCACCACGAGCACCGTGGTCTCCGACGGCCGGAGCGCCACCCACAGCGCCAGTGCGTCGAAACCGACGACGACGAGGACCCCGAACCAGTTCCGGACGAAGACGAGCGCGACGAGTCCGATCACCCCGAGCACCACCACCGGCAGCCACCGCGACCCGTGCAGCACCCCGGTGACGAGCAGCACCCCCGCCCAGAGCGGCGCGCTGTAGCCGGCGTACAGGTTGAGCACGCGGACGAGCCACCGCACCCCGGACGGCACCCGGCCGAGCTGCACCCAGGCCTCGCCGGAGCCGTCCGGGTGCAGGTCGATTCGCTGGATGCGCCCGCCGAAGGGCACGACGACGACGCAGTGGCCGACCTCGTGCGCGATGGTCGCGGCGATCCGGGCGACGCGGCCCACCAGCGGCACGAACGGCAGGACGGCGCCGACGACGAGCGCGACGAAGACGAGGGGCGGGGCTGCGGTGGTCAAGGCACCAGCATCGCAGCCCCGGGCACCACCACGCCTGGGAAGACCGTCGGAGGCCG includes:
- a CDS encoding SIS domain-containing protein produces the protein MCGIIAVRVTDDATPYLLDGLARLGHPAGVSAATAVRTVRGGTGATRSVAGVGSARPHGGCSDRISVAHDGVVANAGRLRRTLTAQGHRFRTADDGEVVAHLVGRALAVDPDLMLAVQVATAQLEGSWAVAVLDARDGRMVVAADGSPLVAARSLLGDFVASDVAAIAPWCETFVALRDGDVVELGDAWDWSSGGVAVPVPFPTPTPFAATTPGRGDHPDHMAKEIAEQPAVVASILRRVAPHTADGSAWVRLGLPGFHRLAVVACGSSRHAGEAIAAAVRGIGGVPTDVVVASEADQAVLGPSTLVLAVSRSGETAGVLRALDVLDDRYPVLALTSTPDSSLANRADAVLDTRAGAEVGIAPTKTFTAQVVVGITAMVAAMVASGRIEPARARLLVDELADLPARLVHAEQVSADRMPLLVASVARAGGFLVTARGAALPYAAEGALKLTELSSRWAEAHPVGELQHGALALVDEGTPVVVIDQGEPDTLAAVAAVRARGGFVVTIGGAGSDVPALGPRGVGSAAWGPVEAVVPLQMLARGLALRLGCAVDKQLRSTAAVSAE
- a CDS encoding M50 family metallopeptidase; the protein is MTTAAPPLVFVALVVGAVLPFVPLVGRVARIAATIAHEVGHCVVVVPFGGRIQRIDLHPDGSGEAWVQLGRVPSGVRWLVRVLNLYAGYSAPLWAGVLLVTGVLHGSRWLPVVVLGVIGLVALVFVRNWFGVLVVVGFDALALWVALRPSETTVLVVAAVGAFFVVDGLRSVVRVAGWLLTGARVQTDFHIAAAEMRVPAGLWFLLFVLVNAGAVWLARGPLLAVWDTVVSGVRALT